The Beijerinckiaceae bacterium genome has a window encoding:
- a CDS encoding peptidase M23 yields the protein MMMDAQVRSPGLSIGFEPAMRRADAEFGLDPAIEVDGGHHTSFDRRRVSLRWFSGTLLTGVSGALLIGAAIYAALGQRTYFAEPPSPALSQRKEITLDFGVNPHKGDRLVKAVDLVAAKQSFQAPTAMRLGEKEVVKVQTFTHVQTTLAMASVGLSEEVPPFNPLKVLANARNQMDAAQEPVQDDAEISWSTRDLAGQIFSSQSTLSLEEVQAQVAEQVKNTLEAGSKPLALPPQLLLMRTSRANLPGVLGYANSSEPITTAPFSTIEVRMVPENVSNVPRSSQILQPTQMEERLVVVRHGETIEDVLRSVGLTKDQIASVVAAFNVQRGEAAVAEGRRLKLLFADLDGSGANMTLARLSVYSDETLETNIAINDHGGYVQMTTPRRTAKKQAHDDSDDDDTTSGMRLYDSLYETALKQEIPRPIIDDLVRIFANDVDFQRAVTGGDTFEAFYDETEEGEGHNQLLYASITAHNEIYRYYRFQTPDDGLVDFFDQDGRSTRKFLVRMPIVGGRFTSGFGIRYHPILGYSRPHTGVDWAAPIGTPIFAAGSGTITQAGWDSGYGRRVEVQHANGYITTYNHLSGFARGATRGAHVRQGQVIGYLGQTGLATGPHLHYEILVNGHFVDPMRVKLARTREFDGRMLANFKRERDRIDALLAKAPNAQRVATRQADR from the coding sequence ATGATGATGGACGCACAGGTCCGAAGTCCAGGTCTTAGCATTGGGTTTGAGCCTGCGATGCGGCGCGCAGACGCTGAATTCGGGCTCGACCCGGCCATTGAAGTCGATGGCGGGCATCACACTTCATTCGATAGACGGCGGGTCTCGCTTCGGTGGTTTTCCGGCACGCTTCTCACCGGCGTTTCCGGAGCCTTGCTGATTGGCGCGGCGATCTACGCGGCGCTTGGGCAGCGGACCTATTTCGCCGAGCCGCCCTCGCCCGCGCTCTCACAGCGTAAGGAGATCACCCTCGACTTCGGGGTCAATCCCCATAAGGGAGACCGTCTGGTCAAGGCCGTCGATCTGGTGGCCGCGAAGCAGAGTTTTCAGGCGCCGACCGCGATGCGCCTGGGCGAAAAGGAAGTCGTTAAAGTTCAGACCTTCACCCATGTTCAAACGACCTTGGCCATGGCGAGCGTCGGACTTTCCGAGGAGGTCCCGCCCTTTAACCCTCTGAAAGTTCTTGCCAACGCGCGCAATCAGATGGACGCCGCGCAAGAACCCGTTCAGGACGACGCCGAGATTTCCTGGTCGACCCGCGATCTGGCCGGCCAGATTTTTTCAAGTCAGAGCACTCTGTCGCTGGAAGAGGTGCAGGCTCAGGTCGCCGAGCAGGTGAAGAACACGCTCGAAGCCGGTTCCAAACCGCTCGCCTTGCCGCCGCAACTTCTTCTGATGCGAACGTCCCGTGCCAATCTCCCCGGCGTTCTGGGCTACGCCAATTCCTCCGAACCGATCACGACGGCCCCATTTTCCACGATCGAAGTCCGCATGGTTCCGGAAAACGTGTCGAACGTTCCGCGTTCGTCGCAGATCTTGCAGCCGACGCAAATGGAGGAACGCCTCGTCGTGGTCCGGCACGGCGAAACGATCGAGGACGTGCTCCGCTCCGTCGGGCTCACCAAGGACCAGATTGCCAGTGTCGTGGCCGCCTTCAATGTCCAGCGCGGGGAAGCGGCCGTGGCGGAAGGGCGGCGCCTGAAGCTGTTGTTCGCCGATCTCGACGGCTCCGGAGCCAATATGACCCTGGCCCGCCTATCGGTGTATTCCGACGAGACCTTGGAAACGAATATCGCGATCAACGATCATGGCGGCTACGTCCAGATGACGACGCCGCGTCGCACAGCCAAGAAACAGGCTCACGACGACAGCGACGATGACGACACGACGAGCGGCATGCGGCTTTACGATTCGCTCTATGAAACTGCCCTGAAACAAGAAATTCCGCGCCCGATCATCGACGATTTGGTCCGCATCTTTGCCAATGATGTCGACTTTCAAAGAGCGGTCACGGGAGGAGATACATTCGAAGCCTTTTACGACGAAACCGAGGAAGGCGAAGGGCACAATCAGCTTCTCTACGCGTCCATTACCGCGCACAATGAAATCTACCGCTACTACCGGTTCCAGACTCCCGATGACGGCCTCGTCGATTTCTTTGACCAGGACGGGCGCTCGACCCGCAAATTCTTGGTGCGCATGCCGATCGTCGGCGGCCGGTTCACCTCCGGCTTCGGCATCAGATACCATCCCATTCTCGGCTATTCGCGTCCCCATACGGGGGTCGATTGGGCCGCGCCGATCGGGACGCCCATATTTGCCGCCGGCAGCGGCACGATCACCCAGGCGGGCTGGGATTCAGGCTATGGCCGACGGGTCGAGGTCCAGCACGCCAATGGCTACATCACAACCTACAATCACTTGTCCGGGTTCGCCCGCGGCGCCACCCGTGGCGCGCATGTACGCCAGGGTCAGGTGATTGGCTATCTGGGCCAGACTGGCCTCGCGACAGGCCCGCATCTTCATTATGAAATATTAGTGAACGGGCATTTCGTGGATCCGATGCGGGTCAAGCTGGCCCGCACCCGCGAATTCGATGGTCGCATGCTCGCCAATTTCAAACGCGAACGAGACCGCATCGACGCGTTGCTCGCCAAGGCGCCAAACGCCCAGCGGGTCGCCACGCGTCAGGCGGATCGGTAA
- the rplU gene encoding 50S ribosomal protein L21 gives MFAVIKTGGKQYSVTAEDTITVMTLVGEPGDTVTFDDVLMLSQDGVPAFGAPFIEGASVTGQIVEHKRGPKAIAFKKRRRQNSKRKRGHRQDLTLVRITEFVTGGAKPTAKSASAAGE, from the coding sequence GTGTTCGCAGTCATCAAAACCGGCGGAAAGCAATATAGCGTCACCGCCGAAGATACGATCACCGTCATGACGCTCGTCGGCGAGCCTGGCGATACCGTGACGTTCGACGACGTTCTCATGCTATCTCAGGATGGCGTGCCGGCTTTCGGCGCTCCCTTCATTGAAGGCGCAAGCGTGACAGGCCAGATCGTCGAGCACAAGCGCGGACCGAAGGCGATTGCCTTCAAGAAGCGGCGGCGGCAAAACTCCAAGCGCAAGCGCGGCCATCGCCAGGATTTGACCCTGGTGCGGATCACCGAGTTTGTAACGGGCGGCGCCAAGCCTACCGCTAAGAGCGCCAGCGCAGCCGGTGAATAA
- a CDS encoding 50S ribosomal protein L27, producing MAHKKAGGSSRNGRDSKGRRLGVKKFGGEFVIGGNIIVRQRGTKWHPGANVGLGTDHTLYALTEGKIEFRTKADGRSYVSVVPLPQAEAAQ from the coding sequence ATGGCACATAAGAAGGCAGGCGGTTCATCCCGCAACGGCCGAGATTCCAAAGGTCGGCGTCTCGGGGTCAAGAAATTTGGCGGAGAATTCGTCATCGGTGGCAATATCATCGTGCGCCAGCGCGGAACCAAGTGGCATCCCGGCGCGAATGTCGGACTGGGTACGGATCACACGTTATATGCCTTGACCGAGGGTAAGATCGAGTTCCGTACCAAGGCCGATGGCCGGTCATATGTTTCCGTCGTACCTTTGCCGCAGGCAGAGGCGGCTCAATAA
- a CDS encoding GNAT family N-acetyltransferase, whose product MFPDLTSDDIFRIETKRLWLRWPRASDAASIAGFASLPQTARMTAAIPHPYPPGEAERFILQARADNANKSALVLAMTLKSNVHQTIGLVSATFAALKDVELGYVLAPAFWGKGLTGEAVKALVATVFSVTPAERIVANSRTSNPASRRVLEKSGFGFVDTGLDFLPARGGMHPCDRFVLDRKSWAGRLREGNSSQPMPPMAQQGRDISDPAALAAARRVEG is encoded by the coding sequence ATGTTCCCGGATCTCACTTCGGACGACATTTTTCGCATCGAAACGAAGCGGCTATGGCTGCGCTGGCCGCGCGCGTCCGATGCGGCGTCGATTGCCGGTTTTGCGAGCTTGCCGCAGACCGCGCGGATGACGGCGGCCATTCCGCACCCCTATCCCCCGGGCGAAGCCGAACGCTTCATTCTCCAGGCGCGGGCGGACAACGCCAATAAATCCGCGCTTGTTCTGGCGATGACCCTCAAGAGCAATGTGCATCAGACGATCGGGCTCGTGAGCGCAACCTTTGCCGCGCTCAAGGATGTCGAATTGGGCTATGTGTTGGCGCCCGCCTTTTGGGGCAAGGGCCTGACCGGCGAAGCCGTGAAGGCGCTTGTCGCGACCGTGTTCAGCGTGACCCCGGCAGAGCGGATCGTCGCAAACTCCCGCACGAGCAACCCCGCGTCTCGCCGAGTTCTCGAGAAATCCGGTTTCGGCTTTGTCGATACCGGCCTCGATTTCCTGCCCGCGCGAGGCGGCATGCATCCGTGCGATCGGTTCGTTCTCGATCGCAAATCATGGGCTGGCCGGTTGCGGGAGGGCAACAGCAGCCAACCCATGCCGCCTATGGCACAGCAAGGCCGCGACATAAGCGACCCGGCAGCGCTTGCCGCCGCCCGCCGCGTTGAAGGCTGA
- the obgE gene encoding GTPase ObgE (ObgE; essential GTPase; exhibits high exchange rate for GTP/GDP; associates with 50S ribosomal subunit; involved in regulation of chromosomal replication) — MKFLDSARVYIRSGDGGAGCLSFRREKFIEFGGPDGGDGGRGGDVIAECVSGLNTLVDYRYQQHFKAATGMHGMGKNRAGGKGADAILKVPAGTQIFDEEGDVLLADLTEVGQRVRLARGGNGGFGNTHFKTSTNQAPRRANPGQEGEERVILLRLKLIADAGLIGLPNAGKSTFLATVSAARPKIADYPFTTLHPQLGVASCDGREFVIADIPGLIEGAHEGVGLGDRFLGHVERCGVLLHLVDAGTEHAGKAYKTVRRELEAYEGGLAEKPEIVALSKIDTVDAATLQAQALRLKRAAKQTPLRLSSATGTNLRETLRRLLSVIDEARAAQEVQPGPIAEWHP, encoded by the coding sequence ATGAAATTTCTTGATTCTGCCAGGGTATATATCCGGTCCGGCGACGGAGGGGCCGGATGTCTGTCGTTCCGGCGCGAGAAATTCATTGAGTTCGGCGGCCCGGACGGGGGCGATGGGGGCCGCGGCGGCGACGTCATCGCCGAATGCGTTTCCGGTCTCAACACATTGGTCGACTATCGCTACCAGCAGCATTTCAAGGCCGCCACCGGCATGCACGGCATGGGGAAGAATCGCGCCGGCGGCAAAGGCGCCGATGCGATTTTGAAAGTGCCGGCGGGAACGCAGATTTTCGACGAGGAAGGCGACGTCCTGCTTGCGGATTTGACCGAGGTCGGACAACGGGTCAGGCTTGCGCGCGGCGGCAATGGCGGCTTCGGCAACACCCATTTCAAAACCTCGACCAATCAGGCGCCGCGCCGCGCCAATCCGGGCCAAGAGGGCGAGGAGCGCGTCATTTTGCTCCGTTTGAAACTGATCGCCGACGCCGGTCTCATTGGCCTGCCCAATGCCGGCAAATCGACGTTTCTTGCGACCGTCAGCGCGGCAAGGCCGAAAATCGCCGATTATCCGTTTACGACCCTTCATCCGCAGCTCGGGGTTGCGTCCTGCGATGGCCGCGAATTTGTCATCGCCGATATTCCGGGTTTGATCGAAGGGGCGCATGAGGGGGTGGGGCTCGGCGATAGGTTTCTCGGCCATGTCGAACGTTGCGGCGTGCTGCTTCATCTCGTCGATGCCGGGACCGAACATGCGGGCAAGGCCTATAAGACCGTGCGCCGCGAACTTGAGGCCTATGAAGGCGGACTGGCGGAGAAGCCGGAAATCGTCGCGCTCTCCAAGATCGACACCGTCGATGCCGCAACCTTGCAGGCCCAAGCACTGCGCCTCAAACGCGCCGCCAAGCAAACGCCCTTGCGGCTTTCCTCCGCAACCGGCACCAATTTGCGCGAAACTCTGCGCCGGCTGTTAAGCGTCATCGACGAGGCGCGCGCTGCGCAAGAGGTTCAGCCCGGCCCAATCGCGGAGTGGCATCCGTGA
- a CDS encoding glutamate 5-kinase: MASVSTAGQVETALPAALPCLKNFRRIVIKVGSSLLVNRAEGGAKRKWLVTLAQDIADLHRQGADVLVVSSGSIALGRTVLALPERDLKLEDSQAAAAVGQIALARLWAEVLADQKLTAGQILVTLGDTEERQRYLNARATIGRLLDLRAVPVINENDTVATNEIRYGDNDRLAARVATMASADLLILLSDVQGLYTAPPAENPDAKLIPVVFRVSAEIEAMAGGAASSLSRGGMRTKIEAAKIATTGGTHMLITDGRVEHPISRIDDGVPCTWFLTGSNPVTARKKWIAGSLEPRGVLHVDAGAVRAIMNGKSLLPAGVTRVEGNFTSGDCVLIRDPRAAEIGRGLVGYDAIEAVLIAGRNSQDILSLLGAPGRTVIIHRDDMVVTSDRNGTTEPIGNGTS, translated from the coding sequence GTGGCATCCGTGAGTACGGCCGGCCAAGTCGAGACGGCTCTCCCGGCGGCGCTGCCATGCCTGAAAAATTTTCGCCGCATTGTGATCAAGGTCGGCTCGTCCTTGCTGGTCAATCGGGCCGAGGGCGGCGCCAAGCGCAAATGGCTCGTGACGCTCGCGCAGGACATCGCGGATCTGCATCGGCAGGGCGCCGATGTTCTGGTGGTGTCTTCTGGCTCGATCGCACTTGGGCGAACCGTGCTGGCGCTGCCGGAACGCGATCTCAAGCTCGAAGACAGCCAGGCAGCGGCCGCCGTCGGCCAGATCGCCTTGGCGCGGCTCTGGGCCGAGGTCTTGGCCGATCAAAAATTGACCGCCGGGCAAATCCTGGTCACGCTCGGCGACACCGAGGAACGCCAGCGCTATCTCAATGCGCGGGCGACGATCGGACGCTTGCTCGATCTCCGCGCCGTGCCCGTCATCAATGAAAACGATACGGTCGCCACCAATGAGATCCGCTACGGCGACAATGACCGCCTGGCGGCGCGGGTCGCGACCATGGCGAGCGCCGATCTTTTGATCCTGCTCTCCGATGTTCAAGGGCTTTATACCGCGCCCCCGGCGGAAAATCCCGACGCCAAGCTGATCCCGGTGGTTTTCCGGGTCAGCGCCGAGATCGAGGCCATGGCCGGCGGCGCCGCTTCCTCGCTGTCGCGCGGCGGCATGCGCACCAAGATCGAGGCGGCAAAGATTGCAACGACCGGCGGCACCCATATGCTGATCACCGACGGCCGGGTCGAGCACCCGATTTCGCGCATAGATGACGGCGTGCCCTGTACCTGGTTCCTCACCGGCTCCAATCCCGTGACCGCACGAAAAAAATGGATTGCGGGGTCGCTCGAACCGCGCGGCGTTCTGCATGTCGATGCCGGAGCGGTGCGGGCGATCATGAATGGTAAAAGCCTCTTGCCTGCCGGAGTGACCCGGGTGGAGGGCAATTTTACGAGCGGAGATTGCGTCCTGATCCGCGATCCGCGGGCCGCCGAGATCGGACGGGGCCTCGTTGGCTATGATGCGATCGAGGCGGTCTTGATCGCCGGACGCAATTCGCAGGATATACTGAGCCTGCTTGGCGCACCGGGGCGCACGGTCATCATCCACCGCGACGATATGGTCGTCACCTCGGATCGCAACGGCACAACGGAGCCGATCGGCAATGGAACCTCTTAA
- a CDS encoding glutamate-5-semialdehyde dehydrogenase, translating into MEPLKRIEGGAAHSDTAGLMAEIGRSARATAHRLSLASTEAKNRAIRTAASMLRQRAPEILAANARDMAAAKTNNVASAFLDRLALDDARIEAAAQGLDAIAALPDPVGRILARLDRPNGLVIERVATPLGVIGVIYESRPAVTADAGALCLKAGNVAILRGGSESFFSSHAIHDCLVAGLIDAGLPADAIILVPTKDRAAVGEMLAGLQGNIDVIVPRGGKSLVARVQAEARVPVFAHLEGIVHIFIDRDADLCKAETIVLNAKLRRTGICGAAEILLVDRACAPTHLRPLVKMLLDAGCAVRGDEAVRAVDPRVTPASEADWSTEYLDAIMSIRVVEGIDQAIGQIETFGSHHTDCIVTENQATAERFLKEVDSAIVMHNASTQFADGGEFGFGAEIGIATGRMHARGPVGLEQLTSFKYRVRGNGQIRP; encoded by the coding sequence ATGGAACCTCTTAAGCGAATCGAGGGCGGCGCGGCCCACTCCGACACCGCCGGCCTGATGGCCGAAATCGGGCGGTCAGCCCGCGCCACCGCGCACCGGCTTTCGCTCGCCTCGACCGAAGCCAAGAACCGGGCGATTCGCACGGCGGCTTCCATGCTGCGCCAGCGGGCGCCCGAAATTCTTGCCGCCAATGCGCGTGATATGGCGGCGGCCAAGACGAACAATGTGGCGAGCGCATTCCTCGACCGGCTGGCGCTCGACGACGCCCGAATCGAGGCCGCGGCTCAAGGACTCGACGCAATTGCCGCCCTGCCCGATCCGGTCGGGCGCATCCTGGCGCGGCTCGATCGCCCCAATGGTCTTGTCATCGAGCGCGTCGCAACTCCGCTCGGCGTGATCGGCGTCATTTATGAAAGCCGCCCCGCCGTCACCGCCGACGCCGGAGCGCTCTGCCTGAAAGCCGGCAATGTAGCTATCTTGCGTGGCGGTTCGGAAAGCTTTTTCTCCAGCCATGCAATCCATGACTGCCTCGTCGCGGGCCTGATCGATGCCGGCCTGCCCGCGGATGCGATCATTCTGGTGCCGACAAAGGACCGTGCGGCGGTGGGCGAGATGCTTGCGGGCCTGCAGGGAAATATCGACGTGATCGTGCCGCGCGGCGGCAAGAGCCTCGTGGCCCGCGTCCAGGCGGAAGCAAGAGTTCCGGTGTTCGCGCATCTCGAAGGCATTGTGCATATTTTCATCGACCGCGACGCCGACCTTTGCAAAGCGGAAACCATCGTTCTCAATGCCAAACTGCGCCGGACCGGTATTTGCGGTGCCGCGGAAATCCTTCTCGTCGATCGTGCCTGCGCGCCAACCCATTTACGGCCGCTCGTCAAAATGCTGCTCGATGCCGGCTGCGCGGTGCGCGGCGATGAAGCGGTGCGCGCCGTGGACCCTCGGGTTACGCCCGCCAGCGAGGCCGATTGGAGCACCGAATATCTCGATGCGATCATGTCCATTCGTGTGGTCGAGGGAATCGATCAGGCGATCGGCCAGATCGAAACCTTCGGCTCGCATCATACCGATTGCATTGTCACCGAAAATCAAGCGACCGCGGAGCGCTTCCTGAAAGAGGTGGATTCCGCCATCGTCATGCATAATGCATCGACGCAATTTGCCGACGGCGGCGAGTTCGGTTTTGGCGCCGAGATCGGGATCGCAACGGGCCGGATGCATGCGCGCGGCCCGGTCGGTCTCGAACAACTGACCTCCTTTAAATATCGCGTCCGCGGCAACGGCCAGATTCGCCCTTGA